One Fictibacillus halophilus genomic window, GCGATGGATTTTGTAAGCGGTTACACCATTGCGAACGATGTAACAGTCCGTGATTTTGTAAACAACTGGTACCGTCCGCCGGTTCGTGCGAAAGGGCATGACACGTTTGGTCCAATGGGTCCATTTTATGTGGATGCTGCAGATATCCCGGATGTTACGAACCTTGAACTTCGCACGTATGTGAATGGTGAATTAAGACAGCAAGGAAACACGAAGGATTTGATGTATTCAATACCAGAAATTATTGAGTTTGTTTCATCATTCATGACACTTGAACCCAATGATGTGATCTGGACGGGTACACCAAAAGGTATCTCTCACGTTCACCCTGGGGATATTGTAAGGCTTGAGATTGATTATCTTGGAGTACTAGAAAATACGATCGTTGATGGACGTACAGAAAAGGTGCCAACTGGAGGGAAGGATCATGAAGCCGGAAATTAAGGAAATGATTCAGCACTATATTAACGGACAGTTTGTTTCAGGGCATAAAGGAGACTACTTTGTTAACGTCAATCCTTTTACGAATGAAAAGATCAATACGATAAGTGAAGGAACAATAGAAGATATTAATGCAGCAGCAAAAGCGGCAAAGGATGCTTTTAAGCAAGGTCCATGGGGCAAGTTGAAGCAGGAAAAGCGTCTTCAATACATCTATAAGATTGCTGATTTAATTGATCGAGATGTAGAAGAGATTGCGTTGTTAGAGTCTTATGACACGGGACTTCCTATTGCTCAAACAAGAAAAATGGTAGGACGTGCAGCGGATAACTTCAGATTTTATGCCGAAATGGTAAAAAACCGCATGTCAGGTGAAGCGTATCACGTAGATGACGAGTTCATGAACTACACGATTCAAAAGCCGGTAGGTGTAGCGGGACTGATTACCCCATGGAACGCACCTTTTATGCTTGAGACATGGAAAATCGCACCTGCACTCGCAACTGGGAACACTGTCATTTTAAAACCAGCTGAGTGGTCGCCATTAACGGCTAATAAGCTAGCAGAGCTTATGGATGAAGCAGGACTTCCAGCGGGTGTGTTTAACGTCGTTCATGGTTTTGGTGAAACAGCTGGTGCGTCTCTTGTTGCTCACCAAGATGTACAGCTCATCTCGTTTACAGGAGAGACGAAGACAGGTTCAGAGATTATGAGAAATGGTTCTGCTTCTTTGAAGCGTTTTTCAATGGAGCTTGGCGGAAAGTCCCCGATCATTGTATTTGATGATTGTGATTTCGAACGTGCACTAGATGCTTGTGTATGGGGAATCTTTTCTTTTAATGGAGAAAGGTGTACGGCAAACTCTCGATTGTTCATTCAAGAGTCAATTAAAGATGAGTTCGTGGCACGTTTGAAAGAAAGGGTAAACAACATCATCGTAGGTGACCCATCAGATCCAGATACAGAAGTAGGGCCGCTTATTCATACAGAACACTATGAAAATGTGAAACGATATTTAAAGATTGCAGAGGACGAAGGTGCAGAAGTATACGCCCAAGCACTCTCTGAATCTCATAAAAAAGGGAACTTTGTAGCTCCGACACTTTTATTAAACGTAAAAAATGATATGACGGTGGCACAAGAAGAAATATTCGGTCCAGTTTTATCTGTGATGACGTTTAAAGATGAAGAAGAAGTGATCGACTATGCAAATGATATTAAATATGGCTTAGCAGGCTATGTGTGGACAAACGATATGAAAAAAGGTCTGCGCGTCGCAAATGCAGTTGAAGCGGGGATGTTATGGGTGAACTCGCAAAATGTTCGTGATCTTCGTATTCCTTTCGGTGGCTCTAAGAATTCTGGAATCGGTCGTGAAGGCGGCCATTATGCGTTTGAGTTTTATACCGAAATGAAGGTGGTGCATGTTGCACTAGCTGACCATCACATTCAGCAGTTCGGAAAGAAAAAACAGTCGCTTCAAACCGAAGCGAAACATTAGGAGGGATTTCTTTGCCTGCACGCACGGGGGAACAATATATTAAAGGGATTTCAAAGGCTAAGAATAACGTTTGGATTCATGGTGAGAAAGTAGATGATGTTCCTTCTCATCCAGCATTTCGAAACATTGTAAGATCCATTGCTAATCTGTATGACCTCCAGCATGAAAAAGCAGACAAGATGCTCTATACCTCTGAACAGACAGGTGATAAAGTAGGCCTTTCTTTTATCGCTCCTAAAACGGTAGATGATCTCATCCGCCGCCGCGAAATGATTTCTGAGTGGGCGGGCTACACAGGTGGAATGATGGGTCGAACACCTGATTATCTGAATACGAGCGTCATGGCGTTTGGTACGTCGGGTAACTTTTTTGCGCAAAATGATCCGATGTTCGCAGAAAACGCAAGAAAGTATTATGACTATTGCCGTGAAAATGACATTAGCTTAACGCATACACTGATTCATCCACAGACGAATCGTTCGAAAAAGCAGTCTGAGCAAAAAGATCCCTATTTATCTGCTCGTATCGTTGAAAAGAACAAGGACGGAATCGTAGTAAAAGGGGCAAGATTGTTGGCAACACTCGGTGGGGTAACAGATGAGATCGTTGTGTTCCCATCAACGTTGAACAAAGCTTCTTCTGAAGATGATCCATACGCGATGGCTTTTGCTATCCCTAACAATACAGAAGGCTTAAAGTTTTTATGTCGCGAATCGTTTGATACGGGACGAAGCCAATGGGATCATCCGCTTAGTTCGCGATTTGAGGAAAGTGACGCAATTGTTGTTTTTGATAATGTGCTAGTACCTTGGGAGCGCGTTTTCGTAAGCGGCAGCTCAGATATTTGCAATCGAACGTACGTGGAGACGAACGCGATCGTGCATATGGCACATCAAGTAATTGCGAAGAATACGGTAAAAACGGAATTTGTACTTGGTGTCATCTTAAGTATGATGGAATCAATCGGCATCGATGTGTTTCCGCATGTTAAAGAAAAAGCATCTGAAGTGATGCTGATCCTGGAAACGATGCGTTCTCACCTTTATCGTGCAGAGCACAATGCTTCTATTGATAAGTACGGAAACATGACACCGGACTTCGCTCCATTGAACGCAGCTCGTAACTGGTACCCGAAAATGTATCAGCGCATAGTTGAGATTGTGAAAATCCTGGGTGCATCTGGTTTGATGGGGATTCCGACAGAAGCGGATTTTAATGCTGATGACATTGGTGAGCTTGTTCATCGTTATACACAAGGTGCCAACATTGATGGCTACGAGCGCACTCAATTGTTCCGCTTAGCATGGGACATTTCCATCAGTACGTTCGGCGGTCGCCAAGCTCTTTATGAATACTACTTCTTTGGAGATCCGGCACGTATGTCGAACATTTATTATGATCAATTTAACAAAGAGCCATATAAAGCGATGGTGAAGGATTTTCTGCAGCGCGTAAATTCCAAAAGCCATAATTACAGTAGTGTATAGGAGGAGTCGTCATGGATTTTAACATTATACGAATCGCGCGTGTTGTCATGAACGTAACCGACCTCCATGCTTCCCGTGATTTTTATGTAAACGCACTAGGTTTTATTGAAACTGCTGCTACGTCAGAGTGGATGGCACTACGCGGGCTGGAAGAGCACTCTCATCACAGCCTATTGTTGAAAAAAGCAGATAAGCCTGGCGTTCATGTAGTGAGCTATAAAGTTTGGGAAGGTAGCCACTTGAATGAGCTCGAAACCTTTTTTAAAGGAAAAGGCGCGAAAGTACTGTGGAAAGATGCAGATCCTGCAGTTGGGATTGGTAAAACGTTATGTGTAGAAGACCCTTCAGGTATACCTCTTGAGTTTTTTGTTGAGATGGAGAGTGTTGAGCGCTGCATCCAAAAGTATGATCTGTACCGCGGGGCTCGTGTTCAGCGTATCGATCACATCAACTGCATGGTTCCTGATGTGGAAGCGGCTGTTCAGTTCTATACAGATGAACTCGGATTTAGAGTTTCGGAATATACGGCAACAGAAGATGATCGAACATGGGCAGCGTGGCTTCACCGCAAGCCCACTGTTCATGACGTTGCCTTTATGAACGGAGAAGGCCCTCGTCTTCATCACGTAGGCTTTTGGCTGTCTGATCCGATGAGTTTGATTCATTGCTGTGATGTGATGGCGAGCATGGGATATGCGGACAACATCGAGCGAGGACCAGGACGTCACGGCTTATCGAACGCATTCTTCCTCTATGTTCGTGATCCAGATGGAAACCGAATTGAGTTATATAATGGGGACTATCTGACGAGTGATCCGGACTTTAAGCCGATTAAATGGGACATTAACGACCCGAGGCGACAGACGTTCTGGGGACATAAAGCACCTGACAGCTGGTTTAACGAAGCAACCTCTTTCTTGGGTTTGGAAAAAGGAGAGCCTGTAGAGCTGAAAAGTCCGACTCTAGCGCAGCGTAAGCCTGATTTTGTGACTTGATACAGGCGGAAAGTATTAGTGGGATAAAGAAAGCTGACTCCGAGTGAAATGGAGTCAGCTTTTTGGTATATTTTGATGAGTATTTGCTATCGGTAAGTCCGTTTGGTGCAGGTTCATGGAGGCTGGTGCTCGCTCAGGGGGATTTATGCTCGTTCCGGGAATTTATGCTCGCACCGGGAGATTTGGGCTCGCACCGTGAGATTTATGCTCGACCAGCAAGATTTATCTCGCTGAACGAGTCCCATCCAAGATTCACGAGCGCATCGCTCAAAAAAATCCTCACTCCAGTTCATCCTTTATAAAAATAAGCCCGATCTCGGTCAGACGTGTTCCTTTTCGTCCTTTTGCTTTCACGATAAATCCTTTTCTCTCCAAGAGGTCTAAGCGTAATCTGATTTGAGCTTCCGATAGCTTAACGCCTTGTGATTCCAAATCCATCAATAAGCTTTTTCGGCTGGATGCTTTACCAGAACGATGGTTGTGATAGATACAGCTCATAATCGCAACTTCTTCATTAGGAGCTATTAGCGGTAATTCCTCCGAGGTTGTTGCTATCTCTTTGATTACATCTCCACCAAGCGACCTCTCAAAACCACTTATCCTCATTACTTCCTGAGGCAGATCCATTACGGTAATCTTTTCTCCGTCGCAAACAGCGAGCATATAATCAATGGCATTCTTCAATTCTCTAACATTACCTGTCCAGGAACGATTCATAAGATGGCCGACGACTTCGTTCTCCACCTTCATTTTATTCGTAGTACGCATCTTTAAAAAATGACTTAGTAAAATGGGTATATCACCTTTTCGTTCGCGGAGAGCCGGAATTTTCAAATATAGAACATTTAAACGATGATACAGATCTTCGCGGAATAATCCTTGTTTTATGTCAGATGCGAGATCCTTGTTTGTTGCAGAAATTACCCTTACGTCAATAGGGAGTACACGAGTCCCTCCAACTCTCCGTAATTCTTTTTCCTGCAAAACCCGTAAGAGACGTGTTTGTAGTTTAACGCTAATGTCACCAATTTCATCAAGGAAAATAGTGCCGCCATCTGCTTGTTCGAAGAGTCCTTGTTTTCCTCCTTTTTTTGCCCCTGTAAATGCACCTTCTTCATATCCGAATAGTTCACTCTCCAATAAGTCTTCAGAAAGTGCAGAACAGTTTACTGCCAAAAATGGACCGTTTTTTCTTCCCGATTCGTTATGAATAGAACTTGCAAAGAGTTCTTTGCCCGTGCCGCTTTCGCCTTGTATAAGGAGGGAGAGGTCAGTTGCAGCCAGTTTCTTCGCAATATTTTTTGTTCGGACGATCTCTTCTGAGGCGCCGATGATATCGTTAAAAAAATACTTTCCAATATAACCTTTTCGCTTCAGTTCATATCGAGCTGCTTTCTCCATTGAGATCGTCGTGCTCGTGTTTTTAAATGTAGCAATCATCGTCTTTTCAGCCGGCAATGCAAACCGGTGAACCATAACATTTGTATCATTAATCGTAAAGAATTGATCAGATTGTTCGCTTTCCGTATTTGTTAAAAAGTTAAGCAATTCTTTGTCTTTTATCACTTGTTTGATATGTTTACCGACAGCCTGTTTATTTGAAGCAGTTGAAAATATGTTCTCAAGCTCTTTGTTAAATACCGTAATTTTCCCCGTGTAATCGAATGATAAAATCCCATCATTCACTCCATTTAACACTTTGTCCAAATGTTCGTTAAGTTGCAGAGCCTTTTGATTAGCAAGCGCAAGTTTCTTGGATAACTGTATAAATTTCTCTGTAAAACGTTCAGAAATGCTTGTTGCCAGCTCTTCTAAGACTCCAAGTTCGTTCAAAATCTCTGATATAGTAGTAATGTCGATCAAGCGTACGCCGATATTAATAATTCTCTTAACCTCTTTCGGCACGAGATGCATCTCGCCGGGAGTCACAGCGATATCTGCATATTGATAGTGAGGAATGCCAGGATAATAGGGAAAGTAATTCAAGTGATCAATTCCTAGATGTACGAGAGTTTGCACGGACTGTTCTACTGTTTGAGGAAAGTCGTTCACATACATAACATCTGTGCCTTCTGGTAGCTGTAGAAGCTGATCCATATATTCGTAGTTGATGGTGCGTCTTGCCGTAATCACTCTACAAGATTCAATCAAACAGTGAGCTACCTCACGTTTTATAAGATAAGAAGAGAGAATTACAATTTCATTCTCTAATCGTGTAGGAAGCATCTCTTCAGAAGAATAGCTTCTAATATGAAAATAATCGCCTAGTATGGATTGAAGTTGATGGGATAGTGCTATACGTGTTTCTTTTGTACCTGCTAGTAAAACAATCTGTTTTTTTGTATGCATCCTAAACACCTTCTTAATAATGGTCTTTTTTTGGTCATTAATTGGCTATATAACTATTATCTATTAACCATCCATTTAATGAAACTAAAACTTTAAAAACCTTTAACAAGGGAGACAGAATGTTGGCACAATTCTTGCAAATAATACATGATGAATTTTAGAAAAGGGGGAAGAAACGTGGATAAAAAGAAAAGAAAGTTTGAGATGCCGGATACGTTTGTTATCGTATTCTTTGTTGTAGCATTAATGGCTCTATTAACGTATATCATTCCGGCAGGTCAATTTGAAACGAAAGAAACGACCTATACACAAGGCGGAGAAGAGCAGACTAAGACAGTGCTTGTTCCAGACAGCTTCTCGTATGTAAAAGGAGAGGACGGTGAGCCTGCTACTAAAGGTGTCAGCTTGTTTGAAGAAGGCGGCGGTGCCGGATTCTTAAACTATATCTTTGAAGGATTAGTTACTGGGGATAAGTGGGGATCTGCTGTTGGGGTTGTTGCGTTTATCCTTATTATCGGTGGCGCTTTCGGTATTATTATGAAAACACGCGCGATAGAAGATAGTATCTTAAAGATGATTGACCGTACAAAAGGAAAAGAAGTCCTTATTATTCCAATCATGTTCTTGTTATTCTCTTTAGGTGGAGCGGTTTTTGGGATGGGTGAAGAAGCCATAGCGTTTGCGATGATTCTTGTGCCAGTCGTAATTGCTCTTGGTTATGATGCGATTACAGCAGTTATGATTACGTATGTTGCCACACAGATTGGATTTGCAACTTCCTGGATGAATCCATTTGGTGTAGCAATTGCGCAAGGGATTGCTGGAGTTCCTGTATTGTCCGGTGCACCATTCCGTATTGGGATGTGGGCATTCTTTACATTAATAGGTATTGTTTATACATGGATCTATGCTTCTAGAATAAGAAAAGATCCTAAACGTTCATTATCTTATGAGTCCGATGCATATTTCCGGGAAGATTTTAAACAATCGGATATTAAAGCGAATTTTGGAACGGGACATATTCTCATTCTTTTAACAATAGTAGCAGGGGTTATCTGGATTGTATGGGGCGTCGTTAAAAGAGCATACTACATTCCTGAAATTGCAACTCAATTTTTCACAATCGGTTTAGTTGCGGGTATAATTGGAGTAATCTTCAAATTAAATAACATGACAGTAAACGGTATTTCTGATGGATTCAAACAAGGAGCTAGAGATATTCTCCCTGCAGCCCTCATTGTTGGTATGGCAAAAGGGGTTATCATCATGTTAGGTGGAGACAACCCGGCTGAACCTTCTGTTTTAAACACAATGCTTAATGCAGCAGGTGGGCTGGTTTCAGATGTGCCTGTAGCTGTTTCAGCATGGATTATGTATGTCTTCCAAGCCGTGTTCAACTTCTTCATCGTTTCAGGTTCAGGTCAAGCTGCTCTTACAATGCCGTTAATGGCTCCGCTTGCTGACATGGCAGGCGTTACTCGACAAGTGGCAGTACTTGCATTTCAGCTTGGTGACGGATTTACAAACATGATCGTACCGACTTCCGGAGCATTGATGGGAACATTGGGAGCTGCACGTATCGAATGGTCCAAATGGTTCAAATTCCAGATTAAGTTTCAGCTATTGTTGTTTATCTTAGCTTCTATTGTAATTGTTACAGCAGTACTTATTGGTTTTAAATAATCTATCTTTGAAAAAATAAAGGAATGATTCACATGTTTACACTTATAAAAGGCGGTGAGGTATATGCACCTCATTATCTCGGTAAAAAGGATATTCTTTTAGCTGCCGGGAAGATCGCTAGCATCTCAGAAAATATTGATTGGCCTGCACCAGCTCTTGATATTCGTGTTATTGATGCAACAGGGAAAATGGTGACACCAGGTTTTATTGATGCTCATGTTCATATTACTGGAGGCGGCGGTGAAGGAGGATATAAAACAAGAACACCAGAAATCTATCTGACTGATATTACTAAAGCTGGCGTGACAACAGTTGTAGGAGTTATTGGAACAGACGGGATTGGGCGTACGATGACCAACTTGATCGCAAAAGCAAAAGCATTAAAAGAAGAAGGGATCTCATGCTTTGTTCATACTGGTTCCTATCAAGTTCCTGTTAAAACGTTAACTGGGGATATTGAAACAGACATAATGATGATCGAGGAGATTATAGGAGTTGGTGAGATTGCAATCTCTGATCACCGATCAAGCCAGCCGGATGCTCACGAACTTGCAAGACTTGCTTCACAAGCAAGAGTTGCAGGCATGCTTTCGGGAAAAGCGGGAGTGGTTAACATTCACCTAGGTGACAGTAAGCGGATGCTTTCTCTGATTGAAGAAGTGGTTGAGACAACAGATCTGCCGCTCTCTCAGTTTTATCCAACTCATATTAATCGAAACTCGTACTTATTTGAAGCTGGAATTGAGTACGCAAAAAAAGGCGGTATCGTTGATTTTACTACGAGTACAACGAAACAATTCTTAGAAGAAGGCGAAGTCAAGTGTAGTCTAGGTTTAAAAAAAATGCTGGATGCTGGTGTGGCTATTGAACAAATAACCTTCACGTCTGATGCGCAAGGAAGCTTACCTTCTTTTAACGATTATGGTGAATTTACAGGATTAAGAATCGGAAAGGTTGATTCTCTTTACAATGAAGTGAAAGACTCGGTTTTACAAGAAGGAATACCGTTTCAAAACGCCATTCAAACGATTACTTCTAATCCAGCAAGAGTACTTAAACTAAAACAAAAAGGAAGGCTGGAAGTGGGGCTTGATGCTGATCTTGTCATCATAAATGAAGACTTTGGCATACATTCAGTGATTGCATTAGGACAACTCATGGTCCATGACGGTGTCGCTATTATAAAAGGAACGTTTGAAGAGTAAGGAAGCGAGCGTATCGCTTCCTTTTTCACTTTCAACTTATGAAATATATGGTAAAATAGGTGACATACATAATTTTTCTTAAAAGGTGGCGATGATGTGGCAAAACAAGAAATTCCAACAACGTTAAGTCCAGAATTGTTTGAACACCTGCAAGGCGAACAACTTGTCCTCTTAGGGACCGTTGACGTAGAAACGAAAGCTCCATCTGTTAACGCGATATCATGGGTAAAGAGTTTGTCGAGAGAGAAGATTCGGTTTACGGTTACGAACAATTCACGCATCGTAACAAACATTAAAGATAATCCTCATGTGGTGCTTACAGTAGTAGGGCTCGAAACCGTGTATTCGATAAATGGAAAAGCCAACATACTGCAAGAAACAATGGAAGGCGTCCCGTTAAAGCTTGCGAAAATTGAAGTAGATATTGATCAAGTGTTCGAGAGTATGTTCTGGGGTGCTAAGATCGTCCAAGAACCAGTTTATGAAAAGACGTATAATGAAAAGAAAGCGAAAGAATTAGATGTACAAGTATATGCCGCTCTGATGAAGTAAGGCTGACTTTTTAGCAACTAGAAGAATCGTACAAACCGTCAAAACACTATGTTGTGGCGGTTTTTTGTTTATATTTAGATTTGTACACATAAGGGTATATGAAAAAAGGGGGAAATAATATGCCGATCATTTACCGATTGTTTCTTTTATCAGGATTTATTTCAATATTCGTGGGAATTACAAAGATCACGAGTCTTGTGGAAACAAAAGCAGTTGGTCTGAATATTTGGGGATATTTTCTCCTGCTATGGGGTATTGCTGCATTTTTATGTGCGCTAAACCGTTTTAATATTCGGTGGATAAACAAACTATTGGCTGCAATGGGAGTACTAATACATGGAACAATAGTGATGTTTAGTCTATTGTTTCCTTTGGAAGCTGAGACAAAAGCAATGGATGTTATTAATTTCTTGTACCCTTTGATGTCTTTTATCTCTGTATGTTGCTGCGCGTTTATTCTGGGACAAAAAAGTTATAAATCACATTCAAAAACATTCAGCAAATAGTGAACTTTTTTCACTTTATGATAAAATTAAGTGATCAACTCCTTGTTTTTCTTTAAGGTTGTTTTAAACAAGGTAACTGTGGCAACGATGAGGGTATGAGGAAGAAAAGGGTGAACGATTGATGGACTGGCGAAACTGGGAACGATATTTTACTGAAAAAAACATATTAGAGCTACTTGATCAATACAAAGATCTAGGTTTCTTGCCAGGAGTATTGCTACCTATGCTTGAATCATTTCTGCCGATCCTTCCGCTTTTTATATTTGTAGCGGGAAATGCAGCAGCATACGGATTTTGGTTAGGCTTTCTATATTCGTGGATTGGGGTTTGCGTTGGTTCTATCATTGTGTTCTTACTAGTTCGACGATTTGGACAAAAACGATTTTTGAATTTTTTAAACAGACATACAAACACAACTCGAATGCTAGGATGGGTAGAGAGGCATGGTTTCGGTATGCTTTTTCTAATTTACTGCTTTCCGTTTACTCCATCCGCTCTAGTTAACGTTGTAGGCGGATTATCTCGTATTAATGTTAAAACCTTCCTGCTTGCATTAACTCTCGGTAAATTGGTGATGATCGCGATCGTTTCTTTTATCGGCTATGATTTTATTGATGTGTTGAAGAGCCCTTTAAAACTTGGGATGATTGCTTTTGGCATTTTTGTATTGTGGCTAGGTGGTAAAATAGTTGAATCAAGACTTAAAGAATCAGAGCATCGGGCGTGATGATAACGCCCGATGCTTTTTTGCTTTCACGAAGCTCTTTTTCCTTGAATATAGTTAAAAAAGAGGAAAGGAGACTTTGTATTGATTAAGATCAAGTCACAAAAGCAGATTGAAAAGATGCATGAGGCAGGAAGGCTGCTCGCATCTTGTCATAAAGAATTAAGTAAGCTTGTTACACCAGGTACAACAACATTGAAACTTGACCAATTTGTTGAGAAGTATTTATTAAATCACGGAGCAAAGGCTGCTCAAAAAGGATATATGGGCTATCCTTTTGCAACTTGCGCTTCTGTAAATGATGAAGTATGTCACGGGCTTCCGAATAAAAAACCGTTAAGAGAAGGGGATATCGTAACGATTGATTTTGTGGTGAATCTAAACGGGTGGTTAGCGGATTCTGCTTGGTCATATGGAGTAGGAAACGTTTCTAAGAAGTCTGAAGACCTGATGGAAACAACAAAGAAAGCTCTATATAAAGGCATAGAACAAGCTCAAGTTGGTAATCGTATAGGTGATATTGGTCATGCGATCCAATCCTATGCTGAGAATAAGGGCTATTCTATTGTTCGAGAGTTTATCGGGCATGGTATTGGCCGTCACATACACGAAGAGCCTCAAGTTCATCATATCGGAGAGCGAAATACGGGAATTACTTTAAAAGAGGGTATGGTTATAACCATTGAGCCTATACTCAATGGAGGTCTGCCGCATGTTAGTTTGTTGCAGGATGGTTGGACGGCCGTCACTTATGATGGAAGTCTATCCGCACAA contains:
- a CDS encoding fumarylacetoacetate hydrolase family protein produces the protein MKHARVIFEGREQKGTVVDDVITFSSGKSAKVSEIETWLPPFQPNKMIGLALNYADHADELGLEKPAEPVLFIKPNSSLVGHKGQVFYPDGATYMHYENELAVVIGKEGRNIKAENAMDFVSGYTIANDVTVRDFVNNWYRPPVRAKGHDTFGPMGPFYVDAADIPDVTNLELRTYVNGELRQQGNTKDLMYSIPEIIEFVSSFMTLEPNDVIWTGTPKGISHVHPGDIVRLEIDYLGVLENTIVDGRTEKVPTGGKDHEAGN
- the hpaE gene encoding 5-carboxymethyl-2-hydroxymuconate semialdehyde dehydrogenase, encoding MKPEIKEMIQHYINGQFVSGHKGDYFVNVNPFTNEKINTISEGTIEDINAAAKAAKDAFKQGPWGKLKQEKRLQYIYKIADLIDRDVEEIALLESYDTGLPIAQTRKMVGRAADNFRFYAEMVKNRMSGEAYHVDDEFMNYTIQKPVGVAGLITPWNAPFMLETWKIAPALATGNTVILKPAEWSPLTANKLAELMDEAGLPAGVFNVVHGFGETAGASLVAHQDVQLISFTGETKTGSEIMRNGSASLKRFSMELGGKSPIIVFDDCDFERALDACVWGIFSFNGERCTANSRLFIQESIKDEFVARLKERVNNIIVGDPSDPDTEVGPLIHTEHYENVKRYLKIAEDEGAEVYAQALSESHKKGNFVAPTLLLNVKNDMTVAQEEIFGPVLSVMTFKDEEEVIDYANDIKYGLAGYVWTNDMKKGLRVANAVEAGMLWVNSQNVRDLRIPFGGSKNSGIGREGGHYAFEFYTEMKVVHVALADHHIQQFGKKKQSLQTEAKH
- the hpaB gene encoding 4-hydroxyphenylacetate 3-monooxygenase, oxygenase component — its product is MPARTGEQYIKGISKAKNNVWIHGEKVDDVPSHPAFRNIVRSIANLYDLQHEKADKMLYTSEQTGDKVGLSFIAPKTVDDLIRRREMISEWAGYTGGMMGRTPDYLNTSVMAFGTSGNFFAQNDPMFAENARKYYDYCRENDISLTHTLIHPQTNRSKKQSEQKDPYLSARIVEKNKDGIVVKGARLLATLGGVTDEIVVFPSTLNKASSEDDPYAMAFAIPNNTEGLKFLCRESFDTGRSQWDHPLSSRFEESDAIVVFDNVLVPWERVFVSGSSDICNRTYVETNAIVHMAHQVIAKNTVKTEFVLGVILSMMESIGIDVFPHVKEKASEVMLILETMRSHLYRAEHNASIDKYGNMTPDFAPLNAARNWYPKMYQRIVEIVKILGASGLMGIPTEADFNADDIGELVHRYTQGANIDGYERTQLFRLAWDISISTFGGRQALYEYYFFGDPARMSNIYYDQFNKEPYKAMVKDFLQRVNSKSHNYSSV
- the hpaD gene encoding 3,4-dihydroxyphenylacetate 2,3-dioxygenase, whose amino-acid sequence is MDFNIIRIARVVMNVTDLHASRDFYVNALGFIETAATSEWMALRGLEEHSHHSLLLKKADKPGVHVVSYKVWEGSHLNELETFFKGKGAKVLWKDADPAVGIGKTLCVEDPSGIPLEFFVEMESVERCIQKYDLYRGARVQRIDHINCMVPDVEAAVQFYTDELGFRVSEYTATEDDRTWAAWLHRKPTVHDVAFMNGEGPRLHHVGFWLSDPMSLIHCCDVMASMGYADNIERGPGRHGLSNAFFLYVRDPDGNRIELYNGDYLTSDPDFKPIKWDINDPRRQTFWGHKAPDSWFNEATSFLGLEKGEPVELKSPTLAQRKPDFVT
- a CDS encoding sigma 54-interacting transcriptional regulator, which translates into the protein MHTKKQIVLLAGTKETRIALSHQLQSILGDYFHIRSYSSEEMLPTRLENEIVILSSYLIKREVAHCLIESCRVITARRTINYEYMDQLLQLPEGTDVMYVNDFPQTVEQSVQTLVHLGIDHLNYFPYYPGIPHYQYADIAVTPGEMHLVPKEVKRIINIGVRLIDITTISEILNELGVLEELATSISERFTEKFIQLSKKLALANQKALQLNEHLDKVLNGVNDGILSFDYTGKITVFNKELENIFSTASNKQAVGKHIKQVIKDKELLNFLTNTESEQSDQFFTINDTNVMVHRFALPAEKTMIATFKNTSTTISMEKAARYELKRKGYIGKYFFNDIIGASEEIVRTKNIAKKLAATDLSLLIQGESGTGKELFASSIHNESGRKNGPFLAVNCSALSEDLLESELFGYEEGAFTGAKKGGKQGLFEQADGGTIFLDEIGDISVKLQTRLLRVLQEKELRRVGGTRVLPIDVRVISATNKDLASDIKQGLFREDLYHRLNVLYLKIPALRERKGDIPILLSHFLKMRTTNKMKVENEVVGHLMNRSWTGNVRELKNAIDYMLAVCDGEKITVMDLPQEVMRISGFERSLGGDVIKEIATTSEELPLIAPNEEVAIMSCIYHNHRSGKASSRKSLLMDLESQGVKLSEAQIRLRLDLLERKGFIVKAKGRKGTRLTEIGLIFIKDELE
- the yfcC gene encoding putative basic amino acid antiporter YfcC; amino-acid sequence: MDKKKRKFEMPDTFVIVFFVVALMALLTYIIPAGQFETKETTYTQGGEEQTKTVLVPDSFSYVKGEDGEPATKGVSLFEEGGGAGFLNYIFEGLVTGDKWGSAVGVVAFILIIGGAFGIIMKTRAIEDSILKMIDRTKGKEVLIIPIMFLLFSLGGAVFGMGEEAIAFAMILVPVVIALGYDAITAVMITYVATQIGFATSWMNPFGVAIAQGIAGVPVLSGAPFRIGMWAFFTLIGIVYTWIYASRIRKDPKRSLSYESDAYFREDFKQSDIKANFGTGHILILLTIVAGVIWIVWGVVKRAYYIPEIATQFFTIGLVAGIIGVIFKLNNMTVNGISDGFKQGARDILPAALIVGMAKGVIIMLGGDNPAEPSVLNTMLNAAGGLVSDVPVAVSAWIMYVFQAVFNFFIVSGSGQAALTMPLMAPLADMAGVTRQVAVLAFQLGDGFTNMIVPTSGALMGTLGAARIEWSKWFKFQIKFQLLLFILASIVIVTAVLIGFK
- the iadA gene encoding beta-aspartyl-peptidase; its protein translation is MFTLIKGGEVYAPHYLGKKDILLAAGKIASISENIDWPAPALDIRVIDATGKMVTPGFIDAHVHITGGGGEGGYKTRTPEIYLTDITKAGVTTVVGVIGTDGIGRTMTNLIAKAKALKEEGISCFVHTGSYQVPVKTLTGDIETDIMMIEEIIGVGEIAISDHRSSQPDAHELARLASQARVAGMLSGKAGVVNIHLGDSKRMLSLIEEVVETTDLPLSQFYPTHINRNSYLFEAGIEYAKKGGIVDFTTSTTKQFLEEGEVKCSLGLKKMLDAGVAIEQITFTSDAQGSLPSFNDYGEFTGLRIGKVDSLYNEVKDSVLQEGIPFQNAIQTITSNPARVLKLKQKGRLEVGLDADLVIINEDFGIHSVIALGQLMVHDGVAIIKGTFEE